A stretch of Caenibius tardaugens NBRC 16725 DNA encodes these proteins:
- a CDS encoding MFS transporter → MRAGLDNGATADRNAGWLVAAVCIAGPALVSLIPMAAAPALVAMAQHFGADAGSQLFSQIVMTLPAAMLIASAPVAGWLAGHVGQRAVLLVSLVLYIIGGAGVLLTESREALIVLRLLLGIAGGGVLTSCLGLIGDHFSGHTRERVLGYATSVSSLLAGVALIFGGRLVDIGGWQMPFALYLLGIPVLFVSWFVIRDMAPGHVPVDRTEAKPAPELARVWPYYALLILLTLGMFTPPIQAGFVLAHKGIGSAETIGVVIAATSFVAMVSAWAFGFLRRWIGLHGFLAIDALSMGAGLVLIGLSSEIWMIFLGCALVGIGAGMSEPATASLLFRRVSPTVHALAMGLIVSALNAGQFLNPLIFDPLRRHLGALGAFTAAGCVFLAVAAWVALRNRHDLIEKERD, encoded by the coding sequence ATGCGTGCCGGGCTTGATAACGGGGCCACCGCAGACAGAAATGCGGGCTGGCTGGTGGCGGCTGTCTGTATTGCCGGGCCCGCGTTGGTATCGTTGATTCCGATGGCGGCGGCCCCGGCGCTGGTCGCGATGGCGCAGCATTTCGGGGCCGATGCGGGCAGTCAGCTTTTCTCGCAGATCGTGATGACATTGCCGGCTGCCATGCTGATCGCATCGGCGCCTGTTGCGGGCTGGCTGGCCGGACATGTGGGGCAGCGCGCGGTGCTGCTGGTATCGCTGGTGCTCTATATTATCGGTGGCGCGGGCGTCCTGCTGACAGAAAGCCGCGAGGCCCTGATCGTGCTGCGTCTGTTGCTGGGTATCGCGGGCGGGGGTGTGCTGACATCCTGCCTCGGGCTGATTGGTGATCATTTCTCGGGGCACACGCGCGAACGCGTGCTCGGCTATGCCACGTCGGTCTCTTCGCTTCTGGCAGGTGTGGCGTTGATCTTTGGCGGCAGGCTGGTCGATATCGGCGGCTGGCAGATGCCCTTTGCGCTCTATCTGCTGGGCATTCCCGTCTTGTTCGTTTCGTGGTTCGTGATCCGCGATATGGCGCCGGGTCATGTGCCGGTGGACCGGACGGAAGCAAAGCCCGCGCCCGAACTGGCGCGCGTGTGGCCCTATTATGCGCTGCTGATCCTGTTGACGCTGGGTATGTTCACCCCGCCGATTCAGGCCGGGTTCGTGCTGGCCCACAAGGGCATTGGCAGTGCCGAGACGATTGGCGTGGTCATCGCCGCGACATCGTTTGTGGCGATGGTTTCCGCCTGGGCCTTCGGTTTCCTGCGGCGCTGGATCGGCTTGCATGGTTTTCTGGCGATCGATGCCCTGAGCATGGGGGCGGGCCTCGTGCTGATCGGCCTTTCATCGGAAATCTGGATGATTTTCCTCGGCTGCGCGCTGGTGGGGATCGGCGCAGGCATGTCGGAACCGGCCACTGCATCGCTGCTGTTCCGCCGGGTGTCGCCCACGGTGCATGCGCTCGCCATGGGCCTGATCGTGAGCGCTCTCAACGCCGGGCAATTCCTCAATCCGCTGATTTTCGATCCCTTGCGCCGCCATCTTGGGGCGCTGGGTGCGTTCACGGCAGCGGGGTGTGTGTTTCTCGCGGTCGCCGCATGGGTGGCGTTGCGCAATCGACATGATCTGATCGAGAAGGAACGGGACTGA
- a CDS encoding FAD-dependent oxidoreductase: MGVFKKKSFPHLLSPGRINQLELRNRIFFSPMGSNLAEEDGSVGERLRTYYAERAKGGAALVTMGSVSVGFPVGASNWRQEAISDDRFIPGLKALADEVHAHGAKLAVQLHHAGITAMTDMLDGRPLACPSVPKASKDSGDFVDVMLEEEQAKFFEPYATMGEIKYDTLDTEESIDRIVNLFAAAADRAKRAGIDAVELHAGHGYIFSTFLSPAYNQRTDNYGGSIENRARLLTRTIRAVRETVGPDYPVWMRFDSQEFLMDYGITLQDAIRTAQLAEEAGVDAIHVSAHGDSNYGRTYSTGHATDIPNCFVSNAAAIKAAVSVPVICPGRIEPEDADRFIAQGKLDFVTMGRKLLADPHLPNKLAAGTPEEVRPCVYCYTCISAIFNSSHVMCAVNPMTGFETERRPAAPERHKKVLVVGGGPGGMEAARLLADKGHKVTLCETTMRLGGTAQFASVAYAPNQGIVDWLKRQVTDGRVEVRLGTKVTPELARELQVDEIVVATGAKRTMPPIPGADRDFVFSGDDMRSLVLGRELDRISDKTTRPTRVAMRLGNLTGLTGKLALLRQGSKVWMPLGKRVVIIGGELVGLELAEFLAKRGRKVTVLEESSRVGRGIPLVRRFRAIDECHELGVAMLTNASDFSIGDHTVRYTNDGGQERMIGADTVIVAKGATGDETLADALAAAGFTVHRVGDCTGVGYIEGAMRDATLATQAI; this comes from the coding sequence ATGGGCGTGTTCAAGAAAAAGAGCTTTCCGCACCTGCTGTCGCCCGGTCGGATCAACCAGCTGGAATTGCGCAACCGCATCTTCTTCTCGCCGATGGGATCGAACCTTGCGGAAGAAGACGGCTCCGTTGGAGAACGTCTGCGCACATATTATGCGGAGCGTGCCAAAGGGGGCGCGGCACTGGTCACGATGGGATCGGTTTCTGTCGGGTTCCCCGTGGGTGCCAGCAACTGGCGGCAGGAAGCGATTTCGGATGACCGGTTTATTCCCGGTCTGAAGGCGCTGGCTGATGAAGTGCATGCGCATGGGGCCAAGCTTGCCGTGCAGTTGCACCACGCTGGCATCACGGCGATGACCGACATGCTCGACGGGCGGCCGCTGGCGTGCCCATCCGTGCCCAAGGCCTCGAAGGACAGCGGCGATTTCGTCGACGTCATGCTTGAGGAAGAGCAGGCGAAGTTCTTCGAACCCTACGCTACCATGGGCGAAATCAAGTACGATACGCTGGATACCGAAGAGAGCATCGATCGCATCGTGAACCTGTTCGCCGCAGCGGCCGACCGGGCGAAGCGTGCAGGCATCGATGCCGTCGAGTTGCATGCCGGCCACGGCTATATCTTCTCCACCTTCCTGTCCCCGGCCTATAACCAGCGCACCGACAATTACGGCGGTTCGATTGAAAACCGCGCGCGTTTGTTGACTCGCACGATCCGCGCCGTGCGCGAAACGGTCGGTCCGGACTATCCCGTGTGGATGCGCTTCGACAGCCAGGAATTCCTGATGGATTATGGCATCACCTTGCAGGACGCGATCCGCACGGCGCAACTGGCCGAGGAAGCCGGTGTCGATGCCATACACGTCAGCGCGCATGGGGATTCCAATTACGGACGCACCTATTCCACCGGCCACGCGACGGACATTCCCAATTGTTTCGTCAGCAATGCCGCGGCGATCAAGGCGGCGGTTTCGGTCCCGGTGATTTGCCCGGGGCGGATCGAGCCGGAAGATGCGGACCGGTTCATTGCGCAGGGCAAGCTCGATTTCGTGACGATGGGGCGCAAGTTGCTCGCCGATCCGCACCTGCCTAACAAGCTGGCTGCCGGTACGCCTGAAGAGGTGCGGCCCTGCGTCTATTGCTACACCTGTATCAGCGCGATTTTCAATTCCAGCCACGTGATGTGCGCGGTCAATCCGATGACCGGGTTCGAAACGGAACGGCGCCCCGCTGCGCCCGAACGGCACAAGAAAGTTCTGGTGGTTGGTGGTGGCCCCGGCGGCATGGAGGCTGCGCGTCTGCTGGCGGACAAGGGCCACAAGGTGACCCTGTGTGAAACGACGATGCGGCTGGGCGGCACCGCGCAATTCGCATCGGTTGCCTATGCGCCCAACCAGGGCATCGTGGATTGGTTGAAGCGGCAGGTCACCGATGGTCGGGTCGAAGTGCGGCTGGGCACGAAAGTCACGCCGGAACTGGCGCGGGAACTGCAGGTTGACGAGATCGTCGTGGCGACTGGCGCGAAGCGGACGATGCCGCCGATCCCGGGCGCGGATCGCGATTTCGTGTTTTCCGGCGACGATATGCGCAGTCTTGTGCTGGGCCGTGAACTGGACCGGATTTCCGACAAGACCACGCGGCCCACGCGGGTGGCGATGCGATTGGGCAATCTGACGGGGCTTACGGGCAAGCTCGCCCTGCTGCGTCAGGGATCGAAAGTCTGGATGCCGCTGGGCAAGCGTGTGGTCATTATCGGTGGGGAACTGGTTGGGCTGGAACTGGCGGAATTTCTCGCAAAACGGGGGCGCAAAGTCACCGTTCTCGAGGAATCATCGCGTGTCGGCCGGGGTATCCCGCTGGTCCGCCGTTTTCGCGCGATCGACGAATGCCACGAACTGGGCGTTGCCATGCTGACCAATGCCAGTGATTTCAGCATTGGCGACCACACCGTGCGTTATACCAATGACGGCGGGCAGGAACGCATGATCGGCGCGGATACGGTGATCGTGGCGAAAGGCGCGACCGGGGACGAAACGCTCGCCGATGCGCTCGCGGCGGCGGGGTTCACGGTGCATCGCGTGGGCGATTGCACCGGGGTCGGTTACATCGAAGGGGCGATGCGCGACGCAACGCTCGCCACTCAGGCGATCTGA
- a CDS encoding LLM class flavin-dependent oxidoreductase gives MRKVKLRAGMFLAPFHPLDENPTLTFERDLDLAQFADEIGFDEFWYGEHHTGGYENSPSPELMIAAAAQRTKRIKLGTGVVSLPYHNPLMTANRIAQLDHLTFGRTIFGAGPGLLVSDAHMLGLDARESRDKLDVGLSVISRLLRGEWVTEKYDGWYDLKDAHCQVLPFQQDIEVCVASTFSPNGGALAAKYGAGMLCLASTSYGGFDALSTNWKIACEGAAREGRAMDPSSIRCATDIHIAETRDKAMDQVREGYERYLLYIKNQSEQLPDSPAHKTLEDLIESGEIVVGTPDDAIAQVHRLEQKVPDFGCLLMLDKNWADTRDKKRSMEMIARYVLPAINGDNRNRQRSYDWARENRDGFIEVIQTATKRAFEKHAAQAPAETDVAIARR, from the coding sequence ATGCGCAAGGTCAAACTGCGGGCCGGGATGTTTCTCGCACCGTTTCACCCGCTTGATGAAAATCCGACACTGACGTTCGAACGCGATCTCGATCTCGCGCAATTCGCTGACGAGATTGGTTTCGATGAATTCTGGTACGGCGAACATCACACGGGTGGCTATGAAAACAGCCCTTCGCCGGAACTGATGATTGCCGCTGCCGCGCAACGGACCAAGCGGATCAAGCTCGGCACGGGGGTTGTTTCGCTGCCCTATCACAACCCCTTGATGACCGCGAACCGCATTGCGCAACTCGATCATCTGACTTTCGGACGCACCATTTTTGGTGCGGGACCGGGGCTGCTGGTCAGCGATGCGCATATGCTGGGGCTGGATGCGCGGGAATCGCGCGACAAACTGGACGTCGGGCTTTCGGTCATTTCGCGCCTGCTGCGCGGCGAATGGGTGACCGAAAAGTACGATGGATGGTACGATCTCAAGGATGCCCATTGTCAGGTGCTGCCGTTTCAGCAGGACATCGAAGTGTGCGTCGCCAGCACATTTTCGCCGAATGGCGGTGCGCTGGCCGCGAAATACGGGGCGGGGATGCTGTGCCTTGCGTCCACCAGCTACGGGGGCTTCGATGCCCTGTCGACCAACTGGAAGATCGCTTGCGAAGGCGCTGCGCGCGAAGGCCGGGCGATGGACCCGTCGTCGATCCGCTGCGCTACCGATATCCATATCGCGGAAACGCGCGACAAGGCGATGGATCAGGTGCGTGAAGGCTATGAACGGTACCTGCTCTATATCAAGAACCAGTCGGAACAATTGCCGGATTCACCCGCGCACAAGACATTGGAAGACCTGATCGAATCCGGTGAAATCGTGGTGGGTACGCCGGATGATGCGATCGCGCAGGTTCATCGTCTTGAACAGAAAGTACCGGATTTCGGCTGCCTGTTGATGCTGGACAAGAACTGGGCGGATACGCGCGACAAGAAGCGTTCGATGGAAATGATCGCCCGTTATGTCCTGCCTGCGATCAACGGCGACAATCGCAATCGCCAGCGTTCCTACGACTGGGCGCGGGAAAACCGCGATGGTTTCATCGAAGTTATCCAGACGGCGACCAAGCGGGCCTTCGAGAAACACGCCGCACAGGCGCCGGCGGAAACAGATGTGGCGATTGCCCGCCGCTGA
- a CDS encoding TetR/AcrR family transcriptional regulator, with protein sequence MAKTALFEDPRTVRLIHHAARIFIERSYEAATVEDIASAAGMGKASVYRMVGDKAALLNAVIAHATHHMLLACKVAFDPQRPAEDMLTEFAVGYITAMYRPFAGGLPFYQVARLMIAMGFSRPEVMQDFIAAYQADGVEPLVRYLQCRSDAGELAPTDRRDAVTFFQLIFYTDQALAYHETAPSPEVIVETARYRVRRFLYGCALSDQAKAG encoded by the coding sequence TTGGCCAAAACGGCACTGTTTGAAGATCCGCGCACCGTACGCCTGATCCACCATGCCGCGCGCATTTTTATCGAACGCAGCTATGAAGCCGCAACGGTCGAAGACATCGCGTCCGCAGCGGGCATGGGCAAGGCCAGCGTCTATCGCATGGTTGGCGACAAGGCCGCGCTGCTGAATGCCGTCATCGCGCACGCCACGCACCATATGCTCCTGGCCTGCAAGGTCGCCTTTGACCCCCAACGCCCCGCCGAAGACATGCTGACCGAATTTGCCGTGGGCTATATCACAGCCATGTATCGCCCATTTGCGGGTGGACTGCCGTTTTATCAGGTCGCCCGGCTGATGATTGCCATGGGTTTCAGCCGCCCGGAAGTGATGCAGGATTTTATCGCGGCCTATCAGGCCGATGGGGTCGAACCGCTTGTCCGCTATCTGCAATGCCGCTCTGATGCGGGCGAACTCGCACCCACCGATCGGCGCGATGCCGTGACTTTCTTTCAGTTGATCTTCTACACCGATCAGGCCCTTGCCTATCATGAAACAGCGCCATCGCCCGAGGTGATTGTCGAAACCGCGCGCTATCGCGTGCGACGGTTCCTCTATGGATGCGCCCTCTCCGATCAGGCCAAAGCCGGATAA
- a CDS encoding GMC family oxidoreductase, whose protein sequence is MSQEKRHFDVIVIGAGSAGCVLANRLSSDPAIAVLLLEAGPADKSALIHIPGFFNSMYGPGKFSWVYSTVPQPHVDGRVMRDVRGKVLGGTSSTNGMLYCRGAAADYDGWSAMGNAGWSYREVLPYFKRAEDHSEGGDAYHGTGGPLHVKRVQVEHPLARAFLDAAVEAGHPYNPDINGANRLGFGPAETTIWRGRRWSTASAYLKPVQQRPNLTVMTGVQVTRIVIENGRATGVEMARGQDALVCTAGEVVVSSGVFQSPHLLMLSGIGDGQELARHGIRTVAALPGVGKNLHDHASVTAHARCTAPVSYSSLLNPLVAAKELAKGVFGRRGFMANCSIEAVGMVCSVPEQVIPDIKYQFVPIRLDPLTSMPVREHGMVNRMELTVPESRGALRLASADPLARPVIDANYLAEESDRARLREALRTAIEIYRQPAFQEFGVTPDIPVANMDDDAALDAYIRATLTNDHHAAGTCAMGAGNDAVVDARLRVHGVENLRVVDASVMPRVVSGNTNAPTIMIAEKAADMILGREPLPPAML, encoded by the coding sequence ATGTCGCAGGAAAAACGCCATTTCGATGTGATCGTCATCGGGGCGGGTTCTGCGGGATGCGTCCTAGCCAACCGGCTCAGCAGCGATCCGGCGATCGCGGTCCTGCTGCTGGAGGCAGGACCTGCGGATAAGAGCGCGCTGATCCATATTCCCGGCTTTTTCAATTCCATGTACGGCCCGGGCAAATTCTCCTGGGTCTATAGCACCGTGCCGCAGCCGCATGTGGACGGGCGCGTGATGCGCGATGTGCGGGGCAAGGTGCTGGGCGGAACCAGTTCGACCAATGGCATGCTCTATTGTCGGGGGGCGGCCGCCGATTATGACGGCTGGTCCGCCATGGGCAATGCGGGGTGGAGCTATCGCGAGGTACTGCCCTATTTCAAGCGGGCGGAAGATCATAGCGAAGGCGGCGATGCCTATCACGGCACGGGTGGACCGCTGCATGTGAAGCGCGTGCAGGTGGAACACCCGTTGGCGCGCGCCTTCCTCGACGCGGCAGTGGAGGCGGGGCACCCTTACAATCCGGATATCAACGGAGCGAACCGATTGGGGTTCGGCCCGGCGGAAACGACCATCTGGCGCGGACGGCGGTGGAGCACGGCGTCGGCATACCTCAAGCCTGTGCAGCAGCGCCCCAATCTGACAGTCATGACAGGCGTTCAGGTCACGCGGATCGTGATTGAAAACGGGCGTGCGACCGGCGTTGAGATGGCGCGTGGGCAGGATGCGCTGGTCTGCACCGCCGGGGAAGTGGTCGTCTCGTCCGGGGTGTTCCAATCACCGCACCTGTTGATGCTGTCCGGCATTGGCGATGGGCAGGAACTGGCGCGGCACGGTATTCGCACCGTGGCTGCGCTGCCCGGGGTGGGCAAGAACCTGCACGACCATGCCAGCGTGACCGCACATGCCCGCTGCACGGCGCCGGTCAGCTATTCCAGCCTGCTCAATCCGTTGGTCGCGGCGAAGGAACTGGCAAAGGGCGTGTTCGGGCGTCGGGGGTTTATGGCCAACTGTTCGATCGAGGCGGTGGGCATGGTCTGCTCCGTTCCCGAACAGGTCATCCCCGATATCAAATATCAGTTCGTGCCGATCCGGCTCGATCCGCTGACATCGATGCCGGTCCGCGAACATGGAATGGTCAACCGCATGGAATTGACCGTGCCGGAAAGCCGTGGCGCACTGCGGCTGGCGTCAGCCGACCCCCTCGCGCGCCCGGTGATCGACGCCAACTATCTGGCCGAAGAGAGCGATCGTGCGCGGCTGCGCGAAGCCTTGCGCACGGCGATCGAGATCTATCGCCAGCCCGCGTTCCAGGAATTCGGGGTTACCCCGGACATCCCGGTCGCCAACATGGACGATGATGCGGCGCTCGACGCCTATATCCGCGCCACACTGACCAACGATCATCATGCCGCCGGGACATGCGCCATGGGCGCGGGGAACGATGCGGTGGTCGATGCCCGCCTGCGCGTTCACGGGGTGGAAAACCTGCGCGTGGTCGACGCATCGGTCATGCCGCGCGTGGTATCGGGCAACACCAATGCGCCCACGATCATGATCGCGGAAAAGGCGGCCGACATGATCCTTGGGCGCGAACCGCTGCCGCCCGCGATGCTCTAG
- a CDS encoding TetR/AcrR family transcriptional regulator: MASHTSEETEIRAGVGRPRSGEIDEQIVAAARALLAEGGYEAMTFEAIGKLTGIGRPTIYRRWPSKAHLAAAIAYGKNRPLPRTDGDLRMQIQALVDQVARQYSHPEIAAAAIGLINTFNSDDGLRSELHKPAEDDARRQMHEIVAAGKADGSVCPDADADILFDMIVGTLIFRIMFSSKEIPADHIGKLVDHLCRALTQPA, from the coding sequence TTGGCCAGCCACACCAGCGAAGAGACAGAAATACGGGCAGGCGTGGGTCGGCCAAGAAGCGGCGAAATTGACGAACAGATTGTCGCTGCCGCACGCGCGCTGCTGGCCGAAGGTGGGTACGAAGCCATGACCTTCGAAGCGATCGGCAAGCTCACCGGCATTGGACGCCCCACGATCTACCGCCGGTGGCCCAGCAAGGCGCATCTCGCCGCGGCTATCGCGTACGGCAAGAACAGGCCCCTGCCCCGGACCGATGGCGATCTGCGCATGCAGATCCAGGCACTGGTCGATCAGGTGGCGCGGCAATACAGCCATCCCGAAATTGCGGCTGCAGCGATCGGACTGATCAATACCTTCAACAGCGACGATGGCTTACGCAGCGAACTTCACAAACCGGCTGAAGATGATGCGCGCAGGCAAATGCACGAAATCGTGGCTGCGGGCAAAGCGGATGGCAGCGTTTGCCCCGATGCCGACGCCGATATCCTGTTCGATATGATCGTGGGCACGCTCATCTTCCGCATCATGTTCAGCTCGAAAGAAATACCTGCGGATCACATCGGCAAGCTTGTCGACCATTTGTGTCGCGCACTCACCCAGCCAGCCTGA
- a CDS encoding phytanoyl-CoA dioxygenase family protein, translating into MNTEISSAQIARFHAHDNPDAIAARMLADGVVIVRAMLDRATLDAFNAEIDGYFAGEDDVARSYMNGTVTQFFGPQTRHLAGLAGKSAVFRRDVLCHPVLMAQCERILRPHCATYQLNFADVMDRWPGAAQQIFHRDDGIWPYLPPLGFPLEFATMIALGPFTAERGATLIVPGSHRWEKDRVPQPHEIAVAEMEPGDAAFYLGSTLHAGGENTTDQRRRGMHLSYCLGWLRTEDNNYLTAPIDLVRTLPRDQQAILGYALHDGIEVNGGFLGAVDWRNPLDLMAEGRL; encoded by the coding sequence ATGAATACAGAAATTTCCTCTGCGCAGATCGCCCGGTTTCACGCCCACGATAATCCGGATGCGATTGCGGCACGGATGTTGGCCGATGGGGTGGTGATTGTTCGCGCGATGCTGGATCGCGCCACGCTCGACGCGTTCAACGCTGAGATTGACGGATACTTTGCGGGTGAGGACGATGTCGCGCGCAGTTACATGAACGGCACGGTGACGCAGTTTTTCGGTCCGCAGACCCGCCATCTGGCCGGGCTGGCGGGCAAGTCCGCCGTGTTTCGGCGCGATGTCCTGTGCCATCCTGTGCTGATGGCGCAATGCGAACGGATTTTGCGCCCGCACTGCGCGACCTACCAGTTGAATTTCGCCGATGTGATGGATCGCTGGCCGGGGGCGGCACAGCAGATATTCCATCGCGACGATGGCATCTGGCCCTATCTTCCGCCACTGGGGTTCCCGCTGGAATTCGCAACGATGATTGCGCTCGGCCCGTTCACGGCGGAACGGGGGGCAACCCTGATTGTGCCTGGCAGCCATAGATGGGAAAAGGACCGCGTGCCGCAGCCGCACGAAATCGCCGTGGCAGAGATGGAACCGGGCGATGCCGCGTTCTATCTGGGCTCCACACTGCACGCCGGGGGCGAGAACACCACGGATCAGCGCCGCCGGGGCATGCATTTGAGCTATTGCCTCGGCTGGTTGCGTACCGAGGATAACAATTATCTGACTGCCCCGATCGATCTGGTGCGGACGCTGCCGCGCGATCAGCAAGCCATTCTGGGGTACGCGCTGCACGACGGGATCGAAGTGAACGGCGGTTTTCTGGGTGCTGTTGACTGGCGCAATCCGCTCGATCTCATGGCGGAAGGGCGATTGTAG
- a CDS encoding zinc-dependent alcohol dehydrogenase, giving the protein MQSANYIDPGKIEARDDATRPVPAPGEVLIAVEACGICGSDLHMYRNNSYRHSLVRKTPEGYDVPGHEFAGRIAELGEGVEGWAVGEKVVGVTGYGGGMAQFVTVPVNPFQLVRIPEGVSFAEAATTEPMADGLQMVRKAEIKPGENVMVFGVGIIGLGVIQAIRAKCPDVGRVIAIDVQDVRLQAALDVGASDTINPRNADIFDAAVALCGGEDDYRGKSAKIDVVIDCAGYIPHIPGPPPLEIALRCIANRGGRIVCFGAYEDKMLIDFSYVIKKEPVIIGSNGYAPEELVEALEMMQRGQVDRKSLISHSYQLSEIAEAFEKQGMPEAVKVMLEIPQHAAA; this is encoded by the coding sequence ATGCAATCAGCCAATTATATTGATCCCGGCAAGATCGAGGCCCGCGATGACGCGACCAGGCCTGTGCCCGCGCCGGGGGAAGTTCTGATCGCGGTGGAGGCTTGCGGCATTTGCGGATCGGACCTGCACATGTACCGTAACAACAGCTATCGCCATTCGCTCGTTCGCAAAACGCCCGAAGGCTATGATGTGCCTGGTCACGAATTCGCCGGGCGGATCGCGGAACTGGGCGAAGGGGTCGAAGGCTGGGCCGTCGGCGAGAAGGTCGTTGGCGTCACCGGCTATGGCGGCGGCATGGCGCAGTTCGTGACAGTGCCGGTCAACCCGTTCCAGCTTGTCCGCATCCCAGAAGGGGTGAGCTTTGCAGAAGCGGCGACTACCGAACCGATGGCGGACGGGTTGCAGATGGTTCGCAAGGCGGAGATCAAGCCGGGCGAAAATGTCATGGTGTTCGGCGTCGGGATTATCGGTCTTGGCGTCATACAGGCCATTCGCGCCAAATGTCCGGATGTGGGCAGGGTGATCGCCATCGATGTGCAGGACGTGCGCTTGCAGGCCGCGCTGGACGTCGGGGCGAGCGATACGATCAACCCGCGCAATGCCGATATCTTCGATGCCGCCGTGGCCCTGTGTGGCGGAGAAGACGATTATCGCGGCAAGTCCGCCAAAATCGACGTGGTGATCGATTGTGCCGGGTATATTCCGCATATTCCGGGGCCGCCACCGCTGGAAATCGCGCTGCGCTGCATTGCCAATCGCGGCGGGCGGATCGTGTGTTTCGGGGCTTACGAAGACAAGATGCTGATCGATTTCAGCTATGTCATCAAGAAGGAGCCGGTGATCATCGGTTCGAATGGCTATGCCCCCGAGGAACTGGTCGAGGCGCTGGAGATGATGCAGCGTGGGCAGGTGGATCGCAAAAGCCTGATCTCGCACTCCTATCAATTGAGCGAGATTGCCGAGGCTTTCGAAAAGCAGGGTATGCCCGAAGCGGTGAAAGTGATGCTGGAAATTCCGCAGCACGCCGCCGCCTGA
- a CDS encoding epoxide hydrolase family protein, giving the protein MTGAGPQPQPFRVDIAGAVIDDLRDRLRRTRWAADFANDDWGYGVNAGYLRPLVEYWAEEFDWFAHQAAMNRFDHYRVVIDDVPVHYLRQPGKGPNPVPLILTHGWPWTFWDYRDLIGPLSDPAAFGGDPADAFEVIVPSLPGFGFSTPLRKTGLNFWTTADLWQTLMTQVLGFPRYAAQGGDWGAMVTTQLGHKYADSLIGIQVSAPMTLGAFSSDRPYALLDGQLDKMPADMAAHAIAVERRIASHVTTHMLDPQTLAYAMHDSPVGMLAWLLERLRAWSDCDGDVERAFSRDDILTKATLYWVTESFGTTVRYYAEAGRHRWTPSHDRQPMVEAPSGVSLFRKDGAGLFGDALVPIYNVHHLADHPSGGHFAAAEQPEVLVEDIRATFRTLR; this is encoded by the coding sequence ATGACAGGTGCCGGGCCACAACCGCAGCCATTCCGGGTGGATATCGCCGGTGCGGTGATTGACGATTTGCGGGACCGTCTGCGGCGCACGCGCTGGGCCGCCGATTTTGCCAACGACGATTGGGGATACGGCGTTAACGCCGGTTATTTGCGGCCGCTGGTGGAATACTGGGCGGAAGAATTCGACTGGTTTGCGCATCAGGCCGCAATGAACAGGTTCGATCATTATCGCGTGGTTATCGACGATGTGCCGGTGCATTATCTTCGCCAACCGGGGAAAGGCCCCAATCCCGTTCCGCTGATCCTGACGCATGGCTGGCCGTGGACCTTCTGGGATTATCGCGACCTTATCGGCCCTTTGAGCGACCCGGCGGCGTTCGGTGGCGATCCTGCGGATGCCTTTGAAGTGATCGTGCCGTCGCTTCCCGGCTTCGGCTTTTCCACCCCGCTGAGGAAGACCGGGCTCAACTTCTGGACGACAGCCGATCTCTGGCAAACCCTGATGACGCAGGTTCTGGGATTTCCCCGCTATGCCGCGCAAGGGGGGGATTGGGGTGCCATGGTGACGACGCAACTGGGCCACAAATATGCCGATAGCCTGATCGGCATTCAGGTTTCCGCGCCGATGACCCTTGGCGCGTTTTCCAGCGATCGCCCCTATGCCCTGCTCGACGGACAGTTGGACAAGATGCCGGCTGATATGGCGGCGCATGCCATTGCGGTCGAACGGCGGATTGCCAGCCATGTGACGACCCACATGCTCGATCCGCAGACGTTGGCCTATGCGATGCACGATTCGCCGGTCGGGATGCTGGCATGGCTGCTGGAACGCCTGCGCGCGTGGAGCGATTGCGATGGCGATGTGGAACGGGCCTTTTCGCGCGACGATATTCTGACCAAGGCCACGCTGTACTGGGTGACGGAGAGCTTCGGCACCACCGTGCGCTATTACGCGGAAGCAGGGCGGCATCGGTGGACCCCGTCACACGATCGCCAGCCGATGGTCGAAGCGCCATCCGGCGTGTCGCTGTTCCGCAAGGATGGGGCGGGGCTGTTCGGCGATGCGCTGGTGCCGATCTACAATGTCCACCACCTCGCCGATCATCCTTCCGGCGGGCATTTCGCTGCGGCAGAGCAGCCCGAGGTGCTGGTAGAGGATATCCGTGCGACGTTCCGCACCTTGCGCTGA